The following proteins come from a genomic window of Paramisgurnus dabryanus chromosome 19, PD_genome_1.1, whole genome shotgun sequence:
- the dazl gene encoding deleted in azoospermia-like isoform X3: MVLNMDIQKQRHGLHSSLKLSNGYILPEGKMTPNTLFVGGIDMKVDENEIRDFFAKYGCVKEVKIITYRGGICKGYGFVYFSEDVDIQNIVDQPICFKGKKLKLGPAIMKERNSRKILFGSMQSPMIGPSQWVSPSPYVYCSCCPPSLAPPSPVFNGGNQYMQPYSYSSLPGVMIPQVPMNYAQTTYPYQYPLPQWCGEQRTRLVNQVSASHLFSELCGLWSPNFANPSVAFTCGADSIFMGRLS; encoded by the exons atggttttaaatatg GATATACAGAAGCAGCGGCATGGATTACACTCGTCTCTGAAGTTATCTAACGGTTATATTTTACCGGAAGGCAAGATGACGCCCAACACGCTGTTCGTCGGCGGGATTGACATGAAG GTCGATGAGAACGAAATCAGAGACTTCTTTGCCAAGTATGGGTGTGTGAAAGAAGTCAAGATAATCACTTACCGAGGAGGAATATGCAAAGG GTACGGTTTCGTTTACTTCAGTGAGGACGTCGATATCCAGAATATCGTTGAT CAACCGATCTGTTTTAAAGGGAAAAAGCTCAAACTAGGGCCAGCCATCATGAAAGAGCGAAATTCCCGTAAGATTCTGTTTG GCTCAATGCAATCTCCCATGATTGGACCATCACAGTGGGTAAGCCCCTCCCCATATGTGTACTGTAGCTGCTGCCCCCCGAGCTTGGCCCCACCCTCACCTGTCTTTAATGGAGGGAATCAATACATGCAG CCTTACTCTTACTCCAGCCTTCCAGGAGTTATGATCCCACAAGTGCCCATGAACTATGCACAGACCACGTATCCCTACCAG TATCCCCTGCCACAGTGGTGTGGAGAACAGAGAACAAGACTTGTCAATCAGGTCAGCGCTTCACACCTTTTTTCCG AACTATGTGGATTGTGGAGTCCAAACTTTGCTAACCCTTCTGTAGCTTTTACCTGCGGTGCAGATTCAATTTTCATg GGTAGATTGTCTTAG
- the dazl gene encoding deleted in azoospermia-like isoform X2: MYQGVQLPLCLICGLYSQDIQKQRHGLHSSLKLSNGYILPEGKMTPNTLFVGGIDMKVDENEIRDFFAKYGCVKEVKIITYRGGICKGYGFVYFSEDVDIQNIVDQPICFKGKKLKLGPAIMKERNSRSMQSPMIGPSQWVSPSPYVYCSCCPPSLAPPSPVFNGGNQYMQPYSYSSLPGVMIPQVPMNYAQTTYPYQYPLPQWCGEQRTRLVNQVSASHLFSELCGLWSPNFANPSVAFTCGADSIFMGRLS; this comes from the exons ATGTATCAGGGCGTTCAGCTCCCTTTGTGTTTGATATGTGGCCTGTATTCACAG GATATACAGAAGCAGCGGCATGGATTACACTCGTCTCTGAAGTTATCTAACGGTTATATTTTACCGGAAGGCAAGATGACGCCCAACACGCTGTTCGTCGGCGGGATTGACATGAAG GTCGATGAGAACGAAATCAGAGACTTCTTTGCCAAGTATGGGTGTGTGAAAGAAGTCAAGATAATCACTTACCGAGGAGGAATATGCAAAGG GTACGGTTTCGTTTACTTCAGTGAGGACGTCGATATCCAGAATATCGTTGAT CAACCGATCTGTTTTAAAGGGAAAAAGCTCAAACTAGGGCCAGCCATCATGAAAGAGCGAAATTCCC GCTCAATGCAATCTCCCATGATTGGACCATCACAGTGGGTAAGCCCCTCCCCATATGTGTACTGTAGCTGCTGCCCCCCGAGCTTGGCCCCACCCTCACCTGTCTTTAATGGAGGGAATCAATACATGCAG CCTTACTCTTACTCCAGCCTTCCAGGAGTTATGATCCCACAAGTGCCCATGAACTATGCACAGACCACGTATCCCTACCAG TATCCCCTGCCACAGTGGTGTGGAGAACAGAGAACAAGACTTGTCAATCAGGTCAGCGCTTCACACCTTTTTTCCG AACTATGTGGATTGTGGAGTCCAAACTTTGCTAACCCTTCTGTAGCTTTTACCTGCGGTGCAGATTCAATTTTCATg GGTAGATTGTCTTAG
- the dazl gene encoding deleted in azoospermia-like isoform X4, with translation MYQGVQLPLCLICGLYSQDIQKQRHGLHSSLKLSNGYILPEGKMTPNTLFVGGIDMKVDENEIRDFFAKYGCVKEVKIITYRGGICKGYGFVYFSEDVDIQNIVDQPICFKGKKLKLGPAIMKERNSRKILFGSMQSPMIGPSQWVSPSPYVYCSCCPPSLAPPSPVFNGGNQYMQPYSYSSLPGVMIPQVPMNYAQTTYPYQYPLPQWCGEQRTRLVNQNYVDCGVQTLLTLL, from the exons ATGTATCAGGGCGTTCAGCTCCCTTTGTGTTTGATATGTGGCCTGTATTCACAG GATATACAGAAGCAGCGGCATGGATTACACTCGTCTCTGAAGTTATCTAACGGTTATATTTTACCGGAAGGCAAGATGACGCCCAACACGCTGTTCGTCGGCGGGATTGACATGAAG GTCGATGAGAACGAAATCAGAGACTTCTTTGCCAAGTATGGGTGTGTGAAAGAAGTCAAGATAATCACTTACCGAGGAGGAATATGCAAAGG GTACGGTTTCGTTTACTTCAGTGAGGACGTCGATATCCAGAATATCGTTGAT CAACCGATCTGTTTTAAAGGGAAAAAGCTCAAACTAGGGCCAGCCATCATGAAAGAGCGAAATTCCCGTAAGATTCTGTTTG GCTCAATGCAATCTCCCATGATTGGACCATCACAGTGGGTAAGCCCCTCCCCATATGTGTACTGTAGCTGCTGCCCCCCGAGCTTGGCCCCACCCTCACCTGTCTTTAATGGAGGGAATCAATACATGCAG CCTTACTCTTACTCCAGCCTTCCAGGAGTTATGATCCCACAAGTGCCCATGAACTATGCACAGACCACGTATCCCTACCAG TATCCCCTGCCACAGTGGTGTGGAGAACAGAGAACAAGACTTGTCAATCAG AACTATGTGGATTGTGGAGTCCAAACTTTGCTAACCCTTCTGTAG
- the dazl gene encoding deleted in azoospermia-like isoform X1 gives MYQGVQLPLCLICGLYSQDIQKQRHGLHSSLKLSNGYILPEGKMTPNTLFVGGIDMKVDENEIRDFFAKYGCVKEVKIITYRGGICKGYGFVYFSEDVDIQNIVDQPICFKGKKLKLGPAIMKERNSRKILFGSMQSPMIGPSQWVSPSPYVYCSCCPPSLAPPSPVFNGGNQYMQPYSYSSLPGVMIPQVPMNYAQTTYPYQYPLPQWCGEQRTRLVNQVSASHLFSELCGLWSPNFANPSVAFTCGADSIFMGRLS, from the exons ATGTATCAGGGCGTTCAGCTCCCTTTGTGTTTGATATGTGGCCTGTATTCACAG GATATACAGAAGCAGCGGCATGGATTACACTCGTCTCTGAAGTTATCTAACGGTTATATTTTACCGGAAGGCAAGATGACGCCCAACACGCTGTTCGTCGGCGGGATTGACATGAAG GTCGATGAGAACGAAATCAGAGACTTCTTTGCCAAGTATGGGTGTGTGAAAGAAGTCAAGATAATCACTTACCGAGGAGGAATATGCAAAGG GTACGGTTTCGTTTACTTCAGTGAGGACGTCGATATCCAGAATATCGTTGAT CAACCGATCTGTTTTAAAGGGAAAAAGCTCAAACTAGGGCCAGCCATCATGAAAGAGCGAAATTCCCGTAAGATTCTGTTTG GCTCAATGCAATCTCCCATGATTGGACCATCACAGTGGGTAAGCCCCTCCCCATATGTGTACTGTAGCTGCTGCCCCCCGAGCTTGGCCCCACCCTCACCTGTCTTTAATGGAGGGAATCAATACATGCAG CCTTACTCTTACTCCAGCCTTCCAGGAGTTATGATCCCACAAGTGCCCATGAACTATGCACAGACCACGTATCCCTACCAG TATCCCCTGCCACAGTGGTGTGGAGAACAGAGAACAAGACTTGTCAATCAGGTCAGCGCTTCACACCTTTTTTCCG AACTATGTGGATTGTGGAGTCCAAACTTTGCTAACCCTTCTGTAGCTTTTACCTGCGGTGCAGATTCAATTTTCATg GGTAGATTGTCTTAG
- the dazl gene encoding deleted in azoospermia-like isoform X5: MYQGVQLPLCLICGLYSQDIQKQRHGLHSSLKLSNGYILPEGKMTPNTLFVGGIDMKVDENEIRDFFAKYGCVKEVKIITYRGGICKGYGFVYFSEDVDIQNIVDQPICFKGKKLKLGPAIMKERNSRSMQSPMIGPSQWVSPSPYVYCSCCPPSLAPPSPVFNGGNQYMQPYSYSSLPGVMIPQVPMNYAQTTYPYQYPLPQWCGEQRTRLVNQNYVDCGVQTLLTLL, encoded by the exons ATGTATCAGGGCGTTCAGCTCCCTTTGTGTTTGATATGTGGCCTGTATTCACAG GATATACAGAAGCAGCGGCATGGATTACACTCGTCTCTGAAGTTATCTAACGGTTATATTTTACCGGAAGGCAAGATGACGCCCAACACGCTGTTCGTCGGCGGGATTGACATGAAG GTCGATGAGAACGAAATCAGAGACTTCTTTGCCAAGTATGGGTGTGTGAAAGAAGTCAAGATAATCACTTACCGAGGAGGAATATGCAAAGG GTACGGTTTCGTTTACTTCAGTGAGGACGTCGATATCCAGAATATCGTTGAT CAACCGATCTGTTTTAAAGGGAAAAAGCTCAAACTAGGGCCAGCCATCATGAAAGAGCGAAATTCCC GCTCAATGCAATCTCCCATGATTGGACCATCACAGTGGGTAAGCCCCTCCCCATATGTGTACTGTAGCTGCTGCCCCCCGAGCTTGGCCCCACCCTCACCTGTCTTTAATGGAGGGAATCAATACATGCAG CCTTACTCTTACTCCAGCCTTCCAGGAGTTATGATCCCACAAGTGCCCATGAACTATGCACAGACCACGTATCCCTACCAG TATCCCCTGCCACAGTGGTGTGGAGAACAGAGAACAAGACTTGTCAATCAG AACTATGTGGATTGTGGAGTCCAAACTTTGCTAACCCTTCTGTAG
- the dazl gene encoding deleted in azoospermia-like isoform X6, producing MVLNMDIQKQRHGLHSSLKLSNGYILPEGKMTPNTLFVGGIDMKVDENEIRDFFAKYGCVKEVKIITYRGGICKGYGFVYFSEDVDIQNIVDQPICFKGKKLKLGPAIMKERNSRSMQSPMIGPSQWVSPSPYVYCSCCPPSLAPPSPVFNGGNQYMQPYSYSSLPGVMIPQVPMNYAQTTYPYQYPLPQWCGEQRTRLVNQNYVDCGVQTLLTLL from the exons atggttttaaatatg GATATACAGAAGCAGCGGCATGGATTACACTCGTCTCTGAAGTTATCTAACGGTTATATTTTACCGGAAGGCAAGATGACGCCCAACACGCTGTTCGTCGGCGGGATTGACATGAAG GTCGATGAGAACGAAATCAGAGACTTCTTTGCCAAGTATGGGTGTGTGAAAGAAGTCAAGATAATCACTTACCGAGGAGGAATATGCAAAGG GTACGGTTTCGTTTACTTCAGTGAGGACGTCGATATCCAGAATATCGTTGAT CAACCGATCTGTTTTAAAGGGAAAAAGCTCAAACTAGGGCCAGCCATCATGAAAGAGCGAAATTCCC GCTCAATGCAATCTCCCATGATTGGACCATCACAGTGGGTAAGCCCCTCCCCATATGTGTACTGTAGCTGCTGCCCCCCGAGCTTGGCCCCACCCTCACCTGTCTTTAATGGAGGGAATCAATACATGCAG CCTTACTCTTACTCCAGCCTTCCAGGAGTTATGATCCCACAAGTGCCCATGAACTATGCACAGACCACGTATCCCTACCAG TATCCCCTGCCACAGTGGTGTGGAGAACAGAGAACAAGACTTGTCAATCAG AACTATGTGGATTGTGGAGTCCAAACTTTGCTAACCCTTCTGTAG